The following are encoded together in the Pectinophora gossypiella chromosome 14, ilPecGoss1.1, whole genome shotgun sequence genome:
- the LOC126372408 gene encoding leukocyte receptor cluster member 1 homolog, protein MNILPKKRWHVRTKENIARVRKDEAEAAEKERQERLRIETADREARLNVLKLKSKQKLEESGITETNQLQQSATPSQHINLFEDLDHAVKSTNKEHDKEVKEKKEEYEKKIGYLTYLGQDTNEALRKKNWYEVAPEASRFSRSNDIKDTYDKLVLKDDDGKPKTKEFDVTNGEVAWKAKQRLDPLNAFKKYCPEKIRSQPKPTKSTSDSLKTTERCKDKKILKKNKKDKVEKNKMLQKLREARLKREMEEKRKTELFLTQLHEPTPAEPKEHINKVKPKYNSQFNPELARQNYR, encoded by the exons ATGAATATTTTACCCAAAAAAAG GTGGCATGTTCGCACAAAAGAAAACATCGCCAGAGTAAGAAAAGATGAAGCCGAGGCTGCAGAGAAAGAGCGACAGGAAAGATTGCGAATTGAGACTGCAGATCGTGAAGCTAGACTTAATGTACTCAAGTTAAAGAGCAAACAAAAGCTTGAGGAATCGGGAATCACAGAGACTAATCAACTTCAACAAAGTGCCACTCCATCTCAGCATATAAATTTATTTGAAGACCTTGACCATGCTGTTAAATCAACCAATAAAGAACATgacaaagaagtcaaagaaaaaAAGGAAGAATATGAAAAGAAAATTGGCTATCTAACCTATCTTGGTCAAGATACAAATGAAGCTCTCAGAAAGAAAAACTGGTATGAAGTTGCACCAGAAGCATCAAGATTTTCACGATCAAATGATATTAAAGACACGTATGACAAGCTGGTTTTAAAAGATGATGATGGTAAGCCAAAAACAAAGGAGTTTGATGTGACAAATGGAGAAGTTGCTTGGAAAGCTAAACAACGTTTAGATCCCCTTAATGCTTTCAAAAAGTACTGTCCAGAAAAGATAAGAAGTCAACCTAAACCAACAAAATCAACAAGTGACAGCCTCAAAACAACTGAAAGATGTAAggacaaaaaaatacttaagaaaaacaaaaaagataaggtagagaaaaataaaatgttacaaaaattaAGAGAAGCTCGCCTGAAAAGGGAAATGgaagaaaaacgtaaaactGAACTTTTTCTAACTCAGCTACATGAACCTACCCCTGCCGAACCAAAAGAGCATATTAACAAAGTGAAACCCAAATACAACTCACAATTTAATCCAGAATTAGCTAGACAAAATTACAGataa
- the LOC126372406 gene encoding uncharacterized protein LOC126372406, protein MEAVEEPPMQNLVESAKVNIVSTGEPVLLADSSLCHTSNGVAESPLVTAGADFSVSSSVVTTTEVPPDTVSASQTPDVDTTVVEASTAAPTTDIAASFPPEEELLVEMEATNAIENLLDNKTEEITEEVIETSEAILCSEVAIEGNTILVDNVDTSIDKVTLRTEILVEKSDNDGIPDPNDSATEHDNSNNILSQLGQGIELSEALRSSDTTDNGENNNGTGREEVFNKEELLDILEGNDEVPSNNEVGEMLQIDDPQVKKMIEAQIALKQLTRLKSTRSKNRSSVEPKSSDRKSSSPRKRKGGKSEKNDSEQAKENNNVQDNKNDTVETVETERADSNDCDKKNDSIVNVLVKDWDDDEEADHSSQLLSETSSLLSTTDQLIQSQESLTSGDGPATRKSTDCPQGEGQVVSQNKSGDEGQPQRRLGRVIKKKVIFDPDNPDTFTKGKVAAKTKDPQTEKEQPPPKKPKAEPSPRRSTSKSPTSKLQWKKPTPKNTSKQNKRLTEIDRLLMDEGAVNMIYQLTPEAPKGKKNMRTKAEFIKKIQSSTPDSKEMKFRERKKEIKLEEAEAKKILGGKQRSSLSSSVKSPACEDFEAHSADDSIIYRRHSSSSYSSACMSPRRLSDVDPSAVQSAARAALAAENENLLIAKNIDRGTDVFMADAIITSNEIINKEDCLSLKEKLNTKLSLAISKRKRDSSKTDKPSKQKRVSKNSSVDKDSAVKAEKNDNFKYLTISFDQRLAEICIRKSGSGLNVEMLKEIEQALLLIDNNKEISVTLLNSECGTLCSQLDLQPLLGDAMETRTNYAHEMAESVRSLLSSVERHRKLTVSSVWGECGGVALALVALSDVGLAAENATFALSVAPPLPGVAALTTRCARLSQSLITDLVVFGRRLSAAEALQGGLVSRCVAGAPTEAARALAKDFAAQPIQSVLLKKQLLNLKKNSESESTFLSGLERERDLLVEYWTSVEGQEVLRAALTT, encoded by the exons ATGGAAGCTGTGGAAGAGCCTCCAATGCAAAACCTAGTTGAGAGTGCAAAAGTGAACATTGTAAGCACAGGGGAACCTGTGTTGTTGGCAGATTCAAGCTTGTGTCACACATCAAATGGTGTCGCGGAGTCTCCTCTTGTGACGGCAGGCGCAGACTTCTCTGTTTCAAGTAGTGTTGTTACAACAACAGAGGTACCACCTGACACCGTGTCCGCCTCACAGACCCCCGACGTTGATACTACAGTCGTTGAAGCTAGTACTGCAGCTCCCACTACAGACATAGCTGCATCTTTTCCGCCTGAAGAAGAGCTCTTAGTTGAAATGGAGGCCACAAACGCAATAGAAAACTTGCTCGACAATAAAACAGAAGAAATTACAGAAGAGGTAATTGAAACATCAGAGGCTATCCTCTGTAGTGAGGTGGCTATAGAGGGAAATACTATTTTAGTGGATAATGTCGATACCTCTATTGATAAAGTCACTTTAAGGACAGAGATACTTGTAGAGAAAAGTGATAATGATGGCATTCCAGATCCAAATGACAGTGCCACCGAACATgataattcaaataacatttTAAGTCAATTAGGTCAAGGTATAGAACTAAGTGAGGCTCTAAGGTCTTCAGATACGACTGACAATGGTGAAAATAATAATGGCACTGGGAGAGAAGAAGTTTTCAACAAAGAGGAGTTGTTAGATATTTTAGAAGGAAATGATGAGGTCCCATCTAACAATGAAGTAGGTGAGATGTTGCAAATTGATGATCCACAAGTTAAAAAGATGATTGAAGCTCAGATTGCGCTAAAGCAGTTGACCAGATTGAAGTCTACTCGTTCCAAAAACAGATCCTCAGTTGAGCCTAAAAGTTCTGATAGAAAATCGTCATCCCCAAGGAAGAGAAAAGGTGGCAAATCTGAGAAAAATGATTCGGAACAggcaaaagaaaacaataatgtCCAAGACAATAAAAATGACACAGTGGAAACTGTAGAGACTGAGAGAGCAGATAGTAATGATTGTGATAAGAAAAATGATAGCATAGTTAATGTTCTTGTTAAAGATtgggatgatgatgaagaggCAGATCATTCAAGCCAACTATTAAGTGAGACCAGCAGCTTACTTTCAACCACTGATCAACTGATACAATCTCAAGAGTCTCTTACTAGTGGTGATGGACCTGCAACTAGAAAATCTACAGATTGTCCCCAAGGAGAAGGACAAGTAGTCAGCCAAAATAAAAGTGGTGATGAAGGCCAACCTCAACGGAGACTAGGGAGAGTTATCaagaaaaaagttatttttgatcCTGACAACCCTGATACTTTTACAAAAGGTAAAGTTGCTGCTAAAACTAAAGATCCACAAACAGAAAAGGAGCAACCTCCACCTAAAAAACCCAAAGCTGAGCCATCTCCAAGGCGATCTACATCTAAATCTCCTACTTCAAAGTTACAGTGGAAGAAACCAACTCCAAAAAATAccagtaaacaaaataaaaggtTAACTGAAATAGATAGATTACTGATGGATGAGGGGGCAGTTAACATGATATATCAGCTAACTCCGGAAGCACCCAAGGGCAAGAAAAATATGAGGACTAAAgcagaatttattaaaaagattCAAAGTTCAACTCCTGACAGTAAAGAAATGAAGTTTCGGGAaaggaaaaaagaaatcaaattgGAGGAGGCTGAGGCCAAAAAAATTTTAGGAGGGAAACAGAGATCGTCTTTGAGTAGCTCTGTGAAGTCTCCAGCTTGTGAGGATTTTGAAGCCCATAGCGCTGATGATTCTATTATTTATCGTCGTCACTCATCGAGTTCGTACTCAAGCGCATGCATGAGTCCGCGGCGGTTGAGCGACGTGGACCCCAGCGCCGTGCAGAGCGCCGCACGCGCCGCTCTCGCAGCTGAGAACGAAAATCTGCTCATTGCCAAAAACATTGATAGAGGAACAGATGTTTTTATGGCAGATGCCATTATCACTagtaatgaaataataaataaagaggaTTGCTTGTCTCTGAAGGAAaagttaaatacaaaattgTCCCTGGCAATAAGTAAGAGAAAGCGCGACAGCTCTAAGACTGATAAAccatcaaaacaaaaaagggtatCCAAAAATTCATCTGTAGACAAAGATAGTGCTGTAAAAGCTGagaaaaatgataattttaaatatcttacaATTTCTTTTGACCAAAGATTGGCTGAAATATGTATTAGAAAATCTGGATCAGGTCTTAATGTTGAG ATGCTAAAGGAGATAGAGCAAGCATTGTTGTTAATTgacaataataaagaaatatctgTTACATTGCTGAATTCGGAATGCGGCACTCTTTGTTCACAATTAGATTTGCAACCTCTATTGGGTGACGCAATGGAAACCAGGACCAACTATGCACATGAAATGGCAGAATCAGTTAG GTCCCTATTAAGCTCAGTGGAGAGGCACAGAAAGTTGACAGTGAGCAGCGTGTGGGGAGAGTGTGGCGGTGTGGCACTAGCTTTAGTAGCACTGTCTGACGTGGGCCTGGCTGCCGAGAACGCCACGTTCGCGCTCAGCGTCGCGCCGCCGCTGCCCGGCGTGGCTGCGCTCACCACGCGCTGTGCGAGATTGTCTCAATCACTG ATTACTGATTTGGTGGTTTTTGGTCGTCGTCTGTCGGCGGCGGAGGCGCTGCAAGGCGGGCTGGTGAGTCGCTGCGTAGCGGGTGCGCCCACCGAAGCCGCACGCGCACTTGCTAAAGACTTCGCTGCACAGCCGATACAG